A section of the Nerophis ophidion isolate RoL-2023_Sa linkage group LG16, RoL_Noph_v1.0, whole genome shotgun sequence genome encodes:
- the lrrn1 gene encoding leucine-rich repeat neuronal protein 1, translating to MAGWRLGCFGPGQMLAVLIVVSTRISFIQSNDCPQLCVCEIRPWFTPQSTYREAITVDCNDLHLTRIPGNLSSDTQVLLLQSNYIGRTSEELEQLFNLTELDLSQNNFSSIQDVGLINMSQLTTLHLEENQITEMPDYCLQDLNNLQELYINHNQINTISAKAFSGLHNLLRLHLNSNKLQTINSQWFKTTPNLEILMIGENPISGITDFNFKPLGNLRSLVLAGMDLTEIPGNAFVGLDNLESLSFYDNKLVRIPQKALQQLPNLKFLDLNKNPVHKIQEGDFKNMLRLKELGINNMGELVSMDRYALDNLPELTKLEATNNPKFSFINSHAFHDVPALESLMLNNNALNALYQTTVASLPNLREISIHSNPFRCDCVIQWMAINKTTVRLMEPLSMFCAMPTEVRGRHVQDVLQKNFANQCLPMISHDTFPSHFNIDIGTTIDLDCRAMSQPGPEIYWVTPTGNKVMIGTQSDRYSLSSEGTLRISHIQVEDSGRYTCVAQNSEGADTRVTAIRVNGTLLDSTQLMKIYVKQAESHSILVSWKVNSNVMTSNLKWSSATMKIDNPHITYTAKVPVDVHEYNLTHLQPATEYEVCLTVSNIHQQTQKSCVNVTTKPTTFAVEVSDQVTNNALAAVMGTMFTIISLASLCVYIAKRWKRKNYHHSLKKYMQKTSSIPLNELYPPLINLWEADNEKEKEGSSESKPSQVDTTRSYYMW from the coding sequence ATGGCTGGATGGAGGTTAGGTTGCTTTGGTCCAGGCCAGATGTTGGCTGTACTGATTGTGGTATCAACAAGGATATCCTTTATCCAAAGCAATGATTGCCCCCAGCTTTGTGTGTGTGAGATCCGGCCTTGGTTCACCCCACAATCAACATACAGAGAAGCTATCACTGTAGACTGCAATGACCTGCATTTGACACGCATCCCAGGGAACCTCTCGAGTGATACTCAAGTTCTTCTTCTGCAAAGTAACTACATCGGAAGGACCAGCGAGGAACTGGAGCAGCTTTTCAATTTAACTGAGCTTGACCTATCCCAGAATAATTTTAGTAGCATTCAAGATGTTGGCCTCATCAATATGTCCCAGCTCACCACACTGCATTTAGAAGAGAATCAGATCACAGAAATGCCTGATTACTGTCTGCAAGACCTCAACAATCTACAAGAACTCTATATTAACCACAATCAGATTAATACTATTTCTGCAAAAGCTTTCTCTGGACTCCACAATTTGCTGAGGCTTCACCTAAACTCCAACAAGCTTCAGACCATCAACAGCCAGTGGTTTAAAACAACGCCCAATCTAGAGATCCTCATGATTGGGGAAAATCCTATTAGTGGAATTACAGATTTTAACTTCAAGCCCCTGGGTAATCTAAGAAGCCTGGTCCTGGCTGGGATGGATTTGACAGAAATTCCTGGAAATGCCTTTGTGGGACTAGACAACCTTGAAAGCCTCTCTTTCTATGATAATAAGCTGGTTAGAATTCCTCAAAAAGCCCTTCAACAACTACCTAACCTCAAGTTCTTGGATTTAAACAAGAACCCAGTGCACAAGATTCAGGAAGGAGATTTCAAGAACATGCTAAGGCTAAAAGAGCTGGGTATAAACAACATGGGTGAACTGGTTTCTATGGACCGCTACGCTCTGGATAATCTTCCTGAGCTCACTAAACTGGAGGCGACAAACAATCCCAAGTTTTCCTTTATCAACAGTCACGCCTTCCATGATGTCCCAGCCTTGGAAAGTTTAATGCTGAACAATAATGCCCTGAATGCCCTCTATCAGACCACTGTGGCTTCTCTCCCCAACTTGCGTGAGATCAGCATCCACAGCAACCCTTTTCGTTGTGATTGCGTGATTCAGTGGATGGCCATCAACAAGACTACAGTTCGTCTCATGGAGCCTTTATCCATGTTTTGTGCCATGCCAACAGAGGTGAGGGGTAGGCATGTGCAGGATGTTCTGCAGAAGAACTTTGCAAACCAGTGCTTGCCAATGATCAGCCATGATACCTTTCCCAGTCACTTCAACATAGACATTGGTACGACTATAGACTTGGATTGCAGAGCCATGTCCCAGCCTGGACCAGAAATCTATTGGGTGACACCGACAGGGAACAAGGTCATGATCGGCACGCAATCTGATAGGTACAGCCTCAGCAGTGAAGGTACCTTAAGGATTTCTCATATTCAAGTTGAGGACTCCGGCAGGTACACCTGCGTGGCTCAGAATTCAGAAGGCGCCGACACGAGAGTGACAGCCATACGGGTGAACGGCACTCTGTTGGACAGCACTCAGCTTATGAAAATTTATGTCAAACAGGCAGAGTCCCACTCAATTCTCGTCTCCTGGAAGGTAAACTCGAATGTGATGACCTCCAACCTTAAGTGGTCATCTGCCACCATGAAAATAGACAACCCACATATCACATATACCGCTAAAGTACCTGTGGATGTACACGAGTACAACCTGACACATTTGCAACCGGCAACAGAGTACGAGGTTTGCCTCACCGTCTCTAATATCCACCAACAAACCCAGAAATCGTGCGTGAACGTGACGACAAAACCAACCACCTTTGCTGTCGAGGTATCCGACCAAGTGACCAACAACGCTCTGGCGGCAGTCATGGGGACGATGTTCACGATCATCAGCCTGGCGTCTTTGTGCGTGTACATTGCCAAAAGGTGGAAAAGGAAAAACTACCATCATTCCCTAAAAAAGTACATGCAGAAAACCTCCTCAATACCCCTAAACGAACTGTACCCTCCGCTTATCAACCTGTGGGAAGCGGACAATGAGAAAGAGAAAGAAGGCTCTTCTGAGAGCAAACCCAGCCAGGTGGACACCACACGCAGCTACTATATGTGGTGA